Part of the Candidatus Omnitrophota bacterium genome is shown below.
TAAATGAAATCAAATCAGGGGTAACGATTTTAGTCGATAACAATGTTTACGTGTGTCTTGACGCCCAGCACATCAAACCCGGCAAGGGCGCGGCTTTTGTGCGGGCAAGGCTGCGCAACATGAAAAACAATAATATCCAGGAAAAAACTTTTCGCGGTGACGATAAAATAGAGCAGGCTTTTATCGAAGAACGTAAATTACAATACCAGTATTCAAGCGCCGGTATATTCCATTTTATGGATACAGATAACTTCGAAGAAATTGCTATCTCGCAAGAGAGCGTCGGAGATAATGCCAAACTCTTAAAGGATAACCTGGAGATCCAGGGCTACTTCTTTAAGGGGGAAACCTTGTCTATAACTTTGCCTAATTTTATTGAATTTAACATTGTTGAAACCGAGCCGGGCATAAAAGGCGATTCATCCAAAAGCGGGACTAAACCTGCCACGGTTGATACCGGGGCAATTATCCAGGTTCCTTTGTTTATTAATGTCGGGGATAAAATTAAAGTTGACACGCGTACCGGCGGCACCTATGTTGAAAGAGTCAACTAAGTAACACCCCGCAGATAAGGCACCTGGCGCTTATTTGAATTGCGCCAGTGTTCGCCTTGTGGCGAAAATTACGCGGGTATGGCCTTCTGGCCAAGGAGCTTTCAATGAATATTAAAGAGATTAAGGAAATGATTAATCTGATGAATGAAAACGGCCTCTCTGAGCTGGAAGTAGAGAAGGATGATATGCGTATTCGCCTTAAAAAAACAGCTAACGGCATCGAAGGCTTTGATGGAACGGTTGTTCTGCAGGGGCAAGGTGGAGCCGCTCAACCTAAAGTTCAAAGCATACAGCAGACAGAAGAAAAGAATGTGGTTAAAACAGTGGAGATCAAGTCTCCGATGGTCGGAACATTCTATCGGGCGCCTAATCCTGAGGCTCCTGCTTATGTAGAAGTTGGCCAAACCATTGAACCGGGCCAGGTAATTTGTATCATTGAAGCGATGAAATTAATGAACGAAATAAAATCAGAAATAAAAGGTAAGATCCTTGAGATATTGGTTGATAACGCTGAGCCGGTAGAATTCGGCCAGCCATTATTCCTTATTGAACCGCTCTAAGTAATCTAAGATGTTCTCTAAAGTTCTTATTGCTAATCGAGGCGAAATCGCCTTAAGAATAATCCGCGCTTGCCATGAGATGGGCATACGTACCGTAGCCGTTTACTCCCAGGCAGACCGCAACAGCCTGCACGTACGTTTTGCTGATGAAGCAATCTGTATCGGCCAGGCATCCTCCAGCAATAGTTATCTAAACATCCCCGCGATCATCAGCGCAGCTGAAATTACCGATGTTGAGGCCATTCATCCAGGCTATGGGTTTTTGGCTGAAAACGCGCATTTTGCTGAAATATGTCAATCCTGTAAAATCACTTTTATCGGCCCTACTCCGGAGAATATGCGCCTGATGGGCGATAAAATGGCCGCCCGCACCACGATGCAGAAAGCAGGCCTGCCGATTGTTCCCGGAAGCCGCGCGATTATAAAAAACAAGGAGGAGGCGCTCAAGACCGCCAAGACAATCGGTTATCCGGTAATTATCAAAGCAGCTGCCGGAGGCGGCGGCAAAGGAATGCGTATTTGCCATAATGATTTAACTCTGGTATCCAGTTTATTGACCGCCCAGACCGAAGCAGAAGCAAATTTTGGCAATTCCAGCGTCTACATTGAAAAATATATTGAGAGGCCGCGCC
Proteins encoded:
- the efp gene encoding elongation factor P encodes the protein MALSINEIKSGVTILVDNNVYVCLDAQHIKPGKGAAFVRARLRNMKNNNIQEKTFRGDDKIEQAFIEERKLQYQYSSAGIFHFMDTDNFEEIAISQESVGDNAKLLKDNLEIQGYFFKGETLSITLPNFIEFNIVETEPGIKGDSSKSGTKPATVDTGAIIQVPLFINVGDKIKVDTRTGGTYVERVN
- the accB gene encoding acetyl-CoA carboxylase biotin carboxyl carrier protein, with protein sequence MNIKEIKEMINLMNENGLSELEVEKDDMRIRLKKTANGIEGFDGTVVLQGQGGAAQPKVQSIQQTEEKNVVKTVEIKSPMVGTFYRAPNPEAPAYVEVGQTIEPGQVICIIEAMKLMNEIKSEIKGKILEILVDNAEPVEFGQPLFLIEPL